A single window of Egicoccus sp. AB-alg2 DNA harbors:
- a CDS encoding cation:proton antiporter yields MTEAMGVFEQVAAVLVVCVAAGILATVLRQPLLVGLIAAGIAVGPEVLGLVEATEEIELLAEIGIALLLFVVGLKLDVRLVRRLGPVALATGLGQVIFTSAFGYLIAVLLGFATVQAIYIAVALTFSSTIIIVKLLTDKRELDELHGRIALGFLIVQDIVVVLAMIAITAAGDTGEGGLAREFAGIAVRGVLLLAAVAAVGKWVMPRVTHVLARQTELLVLAAVSWAVALAALTHLLGFSAEVGAFLAGMSLASTPYREALSGRLSTLRDFLLVFFFIQLGTSFELTAAAEQIPAALLFSVFVLVGNPIIVLVIMGLLGYRKKVAFKAGLTVAQISEFSLILVALGAAQGHVGNDVIGLVTAVGLITITASTYLIYGSDRIYDRIEPLLRVFERSRPTASIDLDEAAVEPEYVVVGLGRFGRTVCAELESRGDEVVGVDWDPRSIRDDWSIPVVYGDADDPDLPEQLPMQRVRWVVSTLRGHDTNMGLVRAFRSHGFQGSIAVAADDEPSEIELLRAGADLVVRPLHVAAGPLLQRMHSDGSGEGRRFSG; encoded by the coding sequence ATGACCGAGGCGATGGGCGTCTTCGAGCAGGTCGCCGCCGTCCTGGTGGTCTGCGTGGCCGCCGGCATCCTCGCGACGGTGCTGCGTCAGCCGCTGCTGGTGGGGTTGATCGCGGCCGGCATCGCCGTCGGGCCCGAGGTGCTCGGCCTGGTCGAGGCCACCGAGGAGATCGAACTGCTGGCGGAGATCGGCATCGCCCTCCTGCTGTTCGTGGTCGGGCTGAAGCTCGACGTGCGGCTCGTTCGTCGCCTGGGACCGGTGGCGCTGGCCACGGGTCTCGGCCAGGTGATCTTCACCTCGGCGTTCGGCTACCTGATCGCCGTCCTGCTCGGCTTCGCCACCGTGCAGGCGATCTACATCGCCGTGGCGCTCACGTTCTCCAGCACGATCATCATCGTGAAGCTACTCACCGACAAGCGCGAACTGGACGAGCTCCACGGCCGGATCGCGCTGGGCTTCCTGATCGTCCAGGACATCGTCGTGGTGCTGGCGATGATCGCCATCACCGCCGCCGGCGACACGGGCGAAGGCGGCCTGGCCCGCGAGTTCGCCGGCATCGCCGTGCGCGGCGTGCTCCTGCTGGCCGCCGTCGCCGCGGTCGGCAAGTGGGTGATGCCGCGGGTCACGCACGTGCTGGCCCGCCAGACCGAACTGCTGGTGCTGGCCGCCGTGAGCTGGGCCGTGGCGCTCGCGGCGCTGACCCACCTGCTGGGCTTCAGCGCGGAGGTCGGCGCCTTCCTCGCCGGGATGTCGCTGGCCTCCACCCCCTACCGGGAGGCGCTGAGCGGCCGGCTCTCCACGCTGCGGGACTTCCTGTTGGTGTTCTTCTTCATCCAGCTCGGGACCAGCTTCGAGCTGACCGCCGCCGCCGAGCAGATCCCGGCCGCGCTGCTGTTCAGCGTGTTCGTGCTCGTGGGCAACCCCATCATCGTGCTCGTCATCATGGGCCTGCTCGGTTATCGCAAGAAGGTCGCGTTCAAGGCCGGGCTGACCGTGGCGCAGATCAGCGAGTTCTCGCTCATCCTCGTCGCACTCGGCGCGGCGCAGGGCCACGTCGGCAACGACGTGATCGGGCTGGTGACCGCCGTCGGGCTGATCACCATCACGGCCTCGACCTACCTCATCTACGGCTCCGACCGGATCTACGACCGGATCGAACCGCTGCTGCGGGTGTTCGAGCGCTCACGGCCGACCGCCAGCATCGACCTCGACGAGGCCGCGGTCGAGCCCGAGTACGTGGTGGTCGGGCTGGGACGCTTCGGTCGCACCGTCTGCGCGGAGCTCGAGAGCCGTGGTGACGAGGTGGTGGGCGTCGACTGGGATCCGCGCAGCATCCGCGACGACTGGTCGATCCCGGTCGTCTACGGCGACGCCGACGACCCGGACCTGCCCGAGCAACTGCCCATGCAGCGCGTCCGGTGGGTCGTCAGCACGCTCCGCGGCCACGACACCAACATGGGGCTGGTGCGGGCGTTCCGCAGCCACGGCTTCCAGGGCAGCATCGCGGTCGCCGCCGACGACGAGCCGAGCGAGATCGAGTTGCTGCGTGCCGGGGCCGACCTCGTCGTCCGACCGCTGCACGTCGCCGCGGGACCGCTGCTGCAGCGCATGCACAGCGACGGGTCCGGCGAGGGACGCCGGTTCAGCGGTTGA
- a CDS encoding methyltransferase domain-containing protein: MDLDERTLTSVAAYDEHAAAYQQSLRLKRPVADVRRFADRTRRDALVLDAGCGPANDLRLLRDAGVHPVGVDLAMGALREARMLLPRHPLVRAPLHALPFRRRSFGGLWLSGTFTHLPRAAWRPVFADLLGLLDRGPVYLACYRGNADLERLEDPVLGEVYVSAAVETEVEALFTSHGLQEVTIEVRPDPIHDRRRPWVVALGTLNR, encoded by the coding sequence GTGGATCTCGACGAGCGGACGCTGACCAGCGTTGCGGCCTACGACGAGCACGCCGCCGCCTACCAGCAGTCCCTACGCCTCAAGCGGCCGGTCGCCGACGTGCGCCGGTTCGCCGACCGCACCCGTCGCGACGCCCTCGTGCTGGACGCCGGTTGCGGTCCGGCCAACGACCTGCGGCTGCTGCGCGACGCGGGGGTGCACCCGGTCGGCGTCGACCTGGCGATGGGCGCCCTGCGCGAGGCCCGGATGCTGCTGCCCCGTCACCCGCTCGTGCGCGCGCCGTTGCACGCGCTGCCGTTCCGGCGCCGCTCGTTCGGTGGGCTGTGGCTGTCGGGGACGTTCACGCACCTGCCGAGGGCCGCGTGGCGGCCGGTGTTCGCCGACCTGCTGGGGCTGCTCGACCGTGGGCCGGTCTACCTCGCCTGCTACCGCGGCAACGCCGATCTGGAGCGGCTCGAGGATCCCGTGCTGGGCGAGGTGTACGTCTCCGCCGCGGTGGAGACCGAGGTGGAGGCGCTGTTCACCTCCCACGGCCTGCAGGAGGTCACCATCGAGGTCCGCCCGGACCCGATCCACGACCGCCGGCGTCCCTGGGTCGTCGCGCTGGGCACGCTCAACCGCTGA
- a CDS encoding STAS domain-containing protein translates to MPLLRADTREDHGWTVVEVAGQLDVATAPEFRQVLVEAQYGGASQVLVDVAGIEFVDSIGLGVLVGGHKRARSHDGRFVLARPSERMSQLLALTGLDTVLTVVADPAEVVGSGG, encoded by the coding sequence GTGCCCTTGCTGCGCGCGGACACGCGTGAGGACCACGGCTGGACGGTGGTGGAGGTGGCCGGGCAGCTCGACGTCGCCACCGCGCCCGAGTTCCGCCAGGTGCTGGTCGAGGCGCAGTACGGCGGTGCGTCGCAGGTCCTGGTCGACGTCGCCGGCATCGAGTTCGTCGACTCGATCGGCCTGGGCGTGCTGGTCGGCGGGCACAAGCGTGCCCGTTCGCACGACGGCCGCTTCGTGCTCGCCCGCCCGTCGGAGCGGATGTCGCAACTGCTGGCGCTGACCGGTCTCGACACCGTTCTGACGGTCGTTGCCGATCCCGCCGAGGTGGTCGGGTCCGGGGGCTAG
- the topA gene encoding type I DNA topoisomerase — MAENLVIVESPAKAKTIERYLGDRFKVLASYGHIRDLPRSDFAVEVEDGGGCHLRYEVPEKSRRHVSALKQAAKQASTIWLAPDLDREGEAIAWHIAELLNLDVEQTNRVTFDEITESAIRAAFEAPRRLNTALVDAQQARRAVDRIVGYRLSPVLWRTVASGISAGRVQSVALRMIVDREDEIRAFVPEEYWSFPGAFARDRGGAPEIQANLHAVDGLRLSTPKDLEDKSEAQRARLVVVRSEPEATRLAERARSLDYTVAEVRRTEARRNPKPPFKTSTLQGEASKYGFSARQTMAVAQQLYEGVNLGGEQVGLITYMRTDSLNLSAQALGEIGGLVRERFGERYALKEPRRFAGTAKGAQEAHEAIRPTSVNRTPEKVRRYLSEEQARLYELIWKRTVATQMQPAVFDRVSADVVGVERSDSEHATRSDAQGAVTFRVTGQVEKFDGFLRAYRAVRDEDEEADEVTDRLPQLEQGQRLHLAELLPEQHETSPPPRYSERTLVEALEEEGIGRPSTYASIISTLEQREYVLKESRRFFPTPLGEVVVSFLKAHFGEVVDIGFTARMEETLDEIATGSQPWCRTVTHFLDEVDDWVKERKPERPRLPLYHPADCPVCGSPMERVFSGKSKQWFASCSRWPDCEGTLPLNDDGTVGEPEPEPEPDEDVRCPECGKPMLLREGRFGRFFGCVDYPKCKGIRNLQQRLMYRDTDGQAVPFRSPTDPDSFMELRTSRYGKPFVGSTGYPKDEFAVWSVPIATPCPKCGAPLRPPPRNRKVPLAVCTNPTVNHVFEVDDFDQPTVATWTVVEGVEKYDPELGGTPLHQDELPEPIALTYTGEQPPPAKKTGRKKTAKKTAKKTAAKKATGKKTAKKTAKKSTRRKS; from the coding sequence GTGGCAGAGAACCTCGTCATCGTGGAGTCGCCCGCGAAGGCGAAGACCATCGAGCGGTACCTCGGTGACCGCTTCAAGGTCCTCGCCTCGTACGGGCACATCCGCGACCTGCCACGCTCGGACTTCGCCGTGGAGGTCGAGGACGGCGGCGGCTGTCACCTGCGCTACGAGGTGCCGGAGAAGTCGCGCCGGCACGTCAGCGCCCTCAAGCAGGCCGCCAAGCAGGCGAGCACGATCTGGCTGGCCCCCGACCTCGACCGTGAGGGCGAGGCGATCGCCTGGCACATCGCCGAGCTGCTGAACCTCGACGTCGAACAGACCAACCGGGTCACCTTCGACGAGATCACCGAGTCGGCGATCCGCGCCGCCTTCGAGGCGCCGCGGCGGCTGAACACCGCGCTCGTCGACGCCCAGCAGGCCCGCCGCGCCGTCGACCGGATCGTGGGCTACCGCCTGTCGCCGGTGTTGTGGCGCACGGTGGCGTCGGGGATCTCCGCCGGCCGGGTGCAGTCGGTCGCGCTGCGCATGATCGTCGACCGCGAGGACGAGATCCGCGCGTTCGTGCCCGAGGAGTACTGGAGCTTCCCCGGCGCGTTCGCCCGCGACCGGGGCGGTGCCCCGGAGATCCAGGCCAACCTCCACGCCGTGGACGGCCTGCGGCTGTCCACCCCCAAGGACCTCGAGGACAAGTCCGAGGCCCAACGGGCGAGGCTCGTGGTCGTGCGCTCCGAGCCGGAGGCCACCCGCCTGGCCGAGCGCGCCCGCTCCCTCGACTACACCGTCGCCGAGGTGCGCCGCACCGAGGCCCGGCGCAACCCCAAGCCGCCGTTCAAGACCTCCACGCTGCAGGGCGAGGCGTCCAAGTACGGCTTCTCCGCGCGGCAGACCATGGCCGTGGCCCAGCAGCTGTACGAGGGCGTCAACCTCGGCGGCGAGCAGGTCGGGCTCATCACCTACATGCGTACCGACTCGCTCAACCTGTCGGCGCAGGCGCTGGGCGAGATCGGCGGGCTCGTCCGCGAGCGGTTCGGTGAGCGCTACGCGCTGAAGGAGCCGCGCCGCTTCGCCGGCACCGCCAAGGGCGCCCAGGAGGCGCACGAGGCGATCCGGCCGACCTCGGTCAACCGCACGCCGGAGAAGGTGCGCCGCTACCTCTCGGAGGAGCAGGCCCGCCTCTACGAGCTGATCTGGAAGCGCACCGTCGCGACCCAGATGCAGCCGGCCGTGTTCGACCGGGTGTCGGCGGACGTGGTGGGTGTCGAGCGCAGCGACAGCGAGCACGCAACCCGATCCGACGCCCAGGGGGCGGTCACCTTCCGGGTCACCGGCCAGGTGGAGAAGTTCGACGGCTTCCTGCGGGCCTACCGGGCCGTGCGCGACGAGGACGAGGAGGCCGACGAGGTCACCGACCGGCTGCCGCAGCTCGAGCAGGGCCAGCGCCTGCACCTGGCCGAGCTGCTGCCGGAGCAGCACGAGACCTCGCCGCCGCCGCGCTACTCCGAGCGCACGCTCGTGGAGGCGCTCGAGGAGGAGGGCATCGGTCGCCCGTCGACCTACGCGTCGATCATCTCCACGCTCGAGCAGCGCGAGTACGTGCTGAAGGAGTCCCGCCGGTTCTTCCCGACCCCGCTCGGCGAGGTCGTCGTCAGCTTCCTGAAGGCGCATTTCGGCGAGGTGGTCGACATCGGGTTCACCGCCCGCATGGAGGAGACCCTCGACGAGATCGCGACCGGCTCGCAGCCGTGGTGCCGGACCGTGACCCATTTCCTCGACGAGGTCGACGACTGGGTCAAGGAACGCAAGCCGGAGCGCCCACGCCTACCGCTGTACCACCCGGCCGACTGCCCGGTCTGCGGCTCGCCGATGGAACGGGTGTTCTCCGGGAAGTCGAAGCAGTGGTTCGCGTCCTGCAGCCGGTGGCCGGACTGCGAGGGCACGCTGCCGCTCAACGACGACGGCACGGTGGGTGAGCCGGAACCGGAGCCCGAACCCGACGAGGACGTGCGCTGCCCGGAGTGCGGCAAGCCGATGCTGCTGCGCGAGGGCCGCTTCGGCAGGTTCTTCGGCTGCGTCGACTACCCCAAGTGCAAGGGCATCCGGAACCTGCAGCAGCGGCTGATGTACCGCGACACCGACGGGCAGGCCGTGCCGTTCCGCTCGCCGACCGACCCCGACAGCTTCATGGAGCTGCGCACGTCGAGGTACGGCAAGCCGTTCGTGGGCTCGACCGGCTACCCGAAGGACGAGTTCGCGGTGTGGTCGGTGCCGATCGCCACGCCGTGCCCGAAGTGCGGCGCGCCGCTGCGGCCGCCGCCGCGCAACCGCAAGGTGCCGCTGGCGGTGTGCACGAACCCGACCGTCAACCACGTGTTCGAGGTCGACGACTTCGACCAGCCGACCGTGGCGACGTGGACGGTCGTCGAGGGCGTGGAGAAGTACGACCCGGAGCTGGGCGGCACGCCGCTGCACCAGGACGAGCTGCCGGAGCCGATCGCGCTGACCTACACGGGTGAGCAGCCACCGCCCGCCAAGAAGACCGGGCGTAAGAAGACGGCGAAGAAGACCGCGAAGAAGACGGCCGCCAAGAAGGCGACTGGCAAGAAGACCGCCAAGAAGACGGCCAAGAAGTCGACCAGGCGCAAGTCCTGA